The genomic interval AGCCTGCGCTTCAGAACGGAACATTACGGTGCATCGGATCCACGACCTACAAGGAATACCGCAGTTACTTCGAGAAGGATCGCGCCTTGGTGCGGCGCTTCCAGAAGATCGATGTCCATGAGCCGACTGTCGATGATGCGGTCAAGATCCTGCAGGGCCTCAAGCCTTATTACGAGAAGCACCACAGCGTGCGCTATACGCAGGATTCCCTGCGGACGGCCGTAGAGCTGGCGCATCGCTATATCCATGACCGCAAGCTCCCGGACAAGGCCATCGACGTGATCGACGAGGCCGGTGCGGCGCAAAGTCTTCTGCCGGATTCCCGCAAGCGCAAGACGGTGGCCGTCAAGGATATCGAGGCCGTGGTCTCCAAGATCGCGCGGATCCCACCGAAGGCCGTCACCAAGGACGACCGGGAATCCCTGCGGACGCTGGAACGCGACCTCAAGACCATGGTGTTCGGGCAGAACAAGGCCATCGAATCCCTGTCTGCGGCCATCAAGCTGTCGCGTGCCGGGCTGCGCGAGCCGGAAAAGCCCATCGGCAGCTACCTTTTTGCCGGTCCCACAGGTGTCGGCAAGACCGAAGTGGCGCGTCAACTTTCCCGCACACTGGGCATCGAGCTCACTCGCTTCGACATGTCCGAGTACATGGAGCGGCATACCATCAGCCGCCTGATCGGTGCGCCGCCGGGCTATGTCGGTTTCGATCAGGGCGGTCTCTTGACTGATGCCGTGGACCAGAATCCTCACTGTGTCCTGCTGCTGGACGAGATCGAGAAAGCGCATCCCGATCTCTTCAATATCCTGCTGCAGGTGATGGACTATGGGAAGCTTACGGACCACAACGGAAAGACGATCGACTTCCGCAACGTCATCCTGATCATGACCACGAATGCCGGGGCTGCCGAAATGGCGAAGCCCGCCATCGGTTTCGTGTCCAGCAATCGGACCGACGAGGATCTGGAGGCCATCAACCGCCTGTTCACACCGGAATTCCGCAACCGCCTGGATGCAGTTATCTCGTTTGCCGGACTTTCGGAGGAAATCGTTGCCCAGGTTGTCGACAAGTTCGTCATCCAGCTGGAAGCTCAGCTGGCCGACCGTGGTGTGACCATCGAGTTGAGCGAGGAGGCCCGCAAGTGGCTGGCTAAGAAGGGTTATGAGCCCTCCTTCGGTGCCCGTCCCCTGGGCCGGATCATCCAGGAGAACATCAAGACGCCACTGGCGGAAGAACTGCTGTTCG from Fodinicurvata sediminis DSM 21159 carries:
- the clpA gene encoding ATP-dependent Clp protease ATP-binding subunit ClpA — its product is MLSPNLEKTLHRALALASERRHEYATLEHLLLALSEDSDALSVMRACGVDVNQLRSDVGDYIDNELANLINLQTEESKPTAGFQRVLQRAAIHVQSSGRAEVTGANVLVAMFSERESHAVYFLQEQDMSRLDAVNYISHGIAKVSGKEESKTVHGAENEAQSEKVVQKGREALDAYCVDLNQKAKDGRIDPLIGRDAEIERTIQVLCRRTKNNPLYVGDPGVGKTAIAEGLAKRIVDEQVPEALKTATIFALDMGSLLAGTRYRGDFEERLKAVMNELEQQDHAVLFIDEIHTVIGAGATSGGAMDASNLLKPALQNGTLRCIGSTTYKEYRSYFEKDRALVRRFQKIDVHEPTVDDAVKILQGLKPYYEKHHSVRYTQDSLRTAVELAHRYIHDRKLPDKAIDVIDEAGAAQSLLPDSRKRKTVAVKDIEAVVSKIARIPPKAVTKDDRESLRTLERDLKTMVFGQNKAIESLSAAIKLSRAGLREPEKPIGSYLFAGPTGVGKTEVARQLSRTLGIELTRFDMSEYMERHTISRLIGAPPGYVGFDQGGLLTDAVDQNPHCVLLLDEIEKAHPDLFNILLQVMDYGKLTDHNGKTIDFRNVILIMTTNAGAAEMAKPAIGFVSSNRTDEDLEAINRLFTPEFRNRLDAVISFAGLSEEIVAQVVDKFVIQLEAQLADRGVTIELSEEARKWLAKKGYEPSFGARPLGRIIQENIKTPLAEELLFGKLAKGGYVRVEVKDDRLTFAFEEPQKGGGKKSSGPNGGKDKAPVLVE